The following proteins are co-located in the Flavobacteriales bacterium genome:
- the obgE gene encoding GTPase ObgE, with protein MSNFVDYVKICCRSGKGGAGSVHFHRDKFTSKGGPDGGDGGRGGHIILRGNRQLWTLLPLKYRKHVIATPGVNGAGALKTGKSGKDVILQVPLGTVAKDAETGEIHFEITEEGEEKILVPGGEGGLGNAHFKTPTKQAPRHAQPGGEGREEWKILELKVLADVGLVGFPNAGKSTLLSKITAAKPEIGDYPFTTLVPNLGIVPYYDHKSFIMADIPGIIEGAHEGKGLGLRFLRHIERNSILLFMIPADADDIRKEYDILLHELQMHNPELLHKQRILAVSKSDMLDDELMEEMKKDMPDVPYRFISSHTGYGLDELKDDLWKLLTADINMTEPGHATEE; from the coding sequence TTGTCCAACTTCGTAGACTACGTCAAGATCTGCTGCAGATCCGGTAAAGGAGGAGCAGGGTCGGTGCATTTTCACAGGGATAAGTTCACCTCCAAAGGCGGACCCGACGGTGGAGATGGTGGCCGTGGTGGCCATATCATTCTCCGAGGTAACCGTCAGCTGTGGACGTTGCTTCCGCTCAAATACCGAAAACATGTGATCGCTACGCCGGGTGTGAATGGTGCCGGAGCGCTCAAGACAGGTAAAAGCGGAAAGGATGTGATCCTGCAGGTTCCTTTGGGAACTGTGGCCAAAGATGCGGAAACCGGCGAGATTCATTTTGAGATCACTGAAGAAGGTGAAGAGAAAATTCTGGTGCCGGGTGGCGAGGGCGGTTTGGGAAATGCTCACTTCAAGACCCCTACCAAACAGGCGCCGCGTCATGCCCAGCCTGGTGGAGAAGGCCGGGAGGAATGGAAGATTCTTGAACTGAAAGTACTGGCTGATGTCGGTCTGGTGGGGTTTCCGAATGCCGGGAAATCCACCCTGCTTTCAAAGATTACGGCGGCAAAACCGGAGATTGGTGATTACCCTTTCACCACCCTGGTACCCAACCTGGGCATTGTTCCCTACTACGATCACAAAAGTTTTATCATGGCGGATATCCCGGGGATCATCGAAGGGGCGCATGAGGGCAAAGGCCTTGGTCTGCGTTTTCTCCGCCATATCGAACGGAATTCTATCCTGTTGTTCATGATCCCGGCAGATGCGGATGACATCAGGAAAGAATACGACATCCTTCTCCACGAGCTGCAAATGCATAATCCGGAGTTGTTGCACAAGCAACGTATCCTGGCGGTTTCCAAATCGGATATGCTGGATGATGAACTCATGGAGGAAATGAAAAAGGACATGCCCGATGTGCCTTACCGCTTTATCTCTTCTCACACCGGTTACGGTCTGGATGAGCTGAAGGACGATCTGTGGAAGTTGCTGACGGCGGACATCAATATGACCGAACCGGGCCACGCAACAGAAGAATGA
- a CDS encoding adenylate kinase: MLNIVLFGPPGAGKGTQAEKLISRYGLIHLSTGDLLRGEIAAGTELGLKAKQLMDAGQLVPDEVVIGMIRSKLTANPSAKGFIFDGFPRTIAQAQALDALLEESNEGISTMLALEVDKDELVRRLLNRGKDSGRADDQDPAIIENRIQEYNNKTAPLKDYYSGQDKFTGIRGVGSIDDIFQSLCEAIDKLQTVS, encoded by the coding sequence ATGTTAAATATCGTATTGTTCGGCCCTCCCGGTGCCGGTAAAGGAACACAGGCAGAGAAGCTGATCAGCCGTTACGGACTGATCCACCTCTCCACCGGAGACCTGCTTCGGGGAGAGATCGCTGCAGGAACAGAATTGGGTTTGAAAGCCAAACAACTGATGGATGCCGGCCAGCTGGTACCGGATGAGGTGGTGATCGGTATGATCCGTTCCAAACTGACAGCCAACCCCTCCGCCAAAGGATTTATTTTCGATGGCTTCCCGCGTACCATTGCGCAGGCACAGGCATTGGATGCTTTGCTTGAAGAAAGTAATGAAGGCATCTCCACCATGCTTGCCCTGGAGGTAGATAAGGATGAACTGGTCCGTCGCCTCCTGAACCGTGGCAAGGATTCAGGACGAGCTGATGACCAGGACCCCGCCATCATTGAGAACCGCATACAGGAGTATAACAACAAGACCGCCCCGCTCAAGGATTACTACAGTGGACAGGATAAGTTCACCGGAATCCGGGGAGTGGGAAGTATTGATGATATCTTCCAGTCGTTGTGTGAGGCCATAGACAAGCTTCAAACAGTATCCTGA
- a CDS encoding helix-hairpin-helix domain-containing protein → MRTLMMMVVLLGGFIGVHGQDHHDIDFLTTDALPEENDEPEPDLKKISVSLNSATADELMTLTFLSSLNVQAIQEYRATYGTIHSIYELMYIPGLDLAVIPLLVKCMTPGKAPSPSARQILKDGEFTWQHRMVRVYEKASPDHPLKAWSRLAWVSGTRIQCALTIEKDPGEPGWTRGPDYRSAFIFCRNLNPWIKQLVIGDFQVAFGQGATVWSAFSTRAAFHSLGGKKVASRLRPHTGSDENRFLRGTGATIHIGHWWFTPYISGHRVDGYLKDNGEPVIYQSGLHRTTTELSYHHGIIDRSMGGELSWSRRWLTVGYITSWQSFRDTANRKVAAPVTARSGIHYMVEYRRLSLHGEHTVQSAHGHAHLLGMRYKTEGLILCGRLETLNAFYNGLSANIFGTNPGEAGITSLYLSLNGKAGSKLQYDVFMHRKSAMITPEHLAFNFPEVEWGTRLTFATYELYSLYIALRIRTKETSVSLDDLRLEQVEISEQFTTRIHFQHHLTSTWQLRLRYDNLRQSSGRVLRQGHLVYMDLKWSTPRRHLSGYFRYAVFDAPGYDQRLYMYENDLKGLWTIPSYYGTGLRSYACIRYHRGRQADVSMKVARTVYRYRLNEGWQAKNEVKIQWIIRF, encoded by the coding sequence ATGAGGACACTGATGATGATGGTCGTTTTGCTGGGTGGATTCATCGGTGTTCATGGACAAGATCATCATGATATCGACTTCCTGACCACGGATGCACTCCCTGAAGAAAACGATGAACCGGAACCTGATCTCAAGAAAATTTCCGTGTCACTGAACAGTGCAACCGCTGACGAGTTAATGACCCTGACATTCCTGTCATCTTTGAACGTACAGGCCATCCAGGAGTATCGCGCCACCTACGGCACAATCCATTCCATCTACGAGTTGATGTACATTCCCGGATTAGACCTTGCGGTTATCCCCCTGCTCGTAAAGTGCATGACGCCGGGAAAAGCCCCGTCACCTTCAGCACGTCAAATCCTGAAAGACGGTGAGTTCACCTGGCAACACCGGATGGTAAGGGTTTATGAAAAGGCATCCCCCGATCATCCGCTAAAAGCCTGGAGCCGGCTGGCATGGGTGTCCGGCACACGGATTCAATGTGCCCTTACCATAGAGAAAGATCCCGGTGAACCCGGATGGACAAGAGGTCCTGATTACCGTTCGGCTTTTATCTTTTGCCGGAATTTGAATCCCTGGATCAAGCAACTTGTCATCGGAGATTTTCAGGTTGCTTTTGGTCAGGGCGCCACCGTTTGGTCGGCATTTTCTACACGCGCCGCATTTCACTCGTTGGGAGGAAAGAAGGTGGCATCGCGGCTAAGGCCTCATACGGGAAGCGATGAGAACCGATTCCTCAGAGGTACTGGAGCTACCATACATATCGGGCACTGGTGGTTCACTCCTTACATTTCGGGTCATCGGGTTGATGGTTACCTGAAAGACAACGGAGAACCGGTCATCTACCAATCAGGCCTGCATCGAACCACAACAGAATTGTCATATCACCATGGTATCATAGACAGGAGCATGGGAGGAGAGCTATCATGGAGCCGCAGATGGCTCACGGTTGGCTATATCACTTCATGGCAATCATTCCGGGATACCGCCAACCGAAAGGTGGCCGCTCCGGTAACCGCAAGATCAGGGATTCACTATATGGTAGAGTACCGGAGACTTTCCTTACACGGCGAACACACAGTACAATCAGCCCATGGTCATGCTCACCTGTTGGGGATGCGGTACAAGACCGAAGGACTCATCCTATGTGGACGTTTGGAAACATTAAATGCATTCTACAATGGCCTGTCCGCAAATATTTTTGGCACCAATCCGGGTGAAGCCGGAATCACTTCACTCTATCTGTCATTAAACGGGAAAGCCGGTTCAAAACTTCAATACGATGTATTCATGCACCGGAAGTCTGCCATGATTACTCCGGAACACCTGGCTTTCAATTTCCCTGAAGTGGAATGGGGCACGCGACTGACATTTGCTACCTATGAACTATATAGTTTGTATATCGCTCTTCGTATCCGTACAAAAGAGACTTCCGTTTCACTGGATGACCTTCGCTTAGAACAGGTAGAGATAAGTGAGCAGTTCACAACGCGCATTCATTTTCAACACCACCTGACCTCCACCTGGCAATTAAGGCTGAGGTATGACAACCTCAGGCAATCATCCGGCCGGGTACTCAGGCAGGGCCATTTGGTGTATATGGACCTCAAATGGTCCACACCCCGGCGACATTTGTCCGGATACTTCCGCTATGCCGTTTTTGACGCGCCCGGCTATGATCAACGGTTGTATATGTATGAAAACGACCTGAAAGGGCTTTGGACCATACCATCCTATTACGGTACCGGATTACGAAGTTATGCATGCATCAGGTATCATAGGGGCAGACAGGCGGATGTTTCCATGAAGGTCGCAAGGACCGTTTACAGATATCGGCTAAATGAAGGATGGCAGGCGAAGAACGAGGTAAAAATCCAGTGGATTATCCGGTTCTGA
- a CDS encoding 3-phosphoshikimate 1-carboxyvinyltransferase, which translates to MITLRKPHGLIRHKVVLTASKSESNRALIIQAIQGHGIQITNLAKARDTETLINLLASDDEVKDVGPAGTTMRFLTAYLSCHHGSGQTYLLTGSDRMKQRPIGILTEALKQLGADISFPEKDGYPPLRIQPSRLKSVPLKLDGSVSSQFISALLMIGPSIEGGLTISFKGKLISRPYVNMTMNMMRYFGAHVEWSGDDILVKEGKYQPGSFHVEGDWSAASYWYTVAALSDDAELQIGGLKEDSLQGDSVCKEIFSLLGMETVFEDDGLKIRRVRPVPERFEFDFVSCPDLAQTIAVVVSALGVQSKLTGLETLRIKETDRIEALRVELAKFHVKVNVIGDEAIEIDPSAFTSASDIRIATYEDHRMAMAFAPLVIKTGTLHIEDPDVVEKSYPDFWTDLEKCGFALTSAVV; encoded by the coding sequence ATGATCACCCTTCGAAAACCACACGGCCTGATCAGACATAAGGTGGTCCTTACTGCTTCAAAAAGTGAGAGCAACCGGGCGCTGATCATTCAGGCCATTCAAGGCCATGGTATTCAAATTACCAATCTGGCGAAAGCACGTGACACAGAAACGTTGATAAACCTTCTGGCATCAGATGATGAAGTAAAAGATGTGGGACCTGCAGGCACCACGATGAGGTTTCTTACCGCATACCTGTCTTGCCATCATGGCTCGGGTCAGACCTATCTGCTGACTGGTTCGGACCGTATGAAACAACGGCCCATCGGGATTTTAACGGAAGCGTTGAAGCAATTGGGTGCGGATATCAGCTTCCCGGAAAAGGACGGATATCCACCGTTGCGTATCCAACCATCTCGTTTAAAATCAGTCCCGCTGAAATTGGACGGTAGTGTGAGCAGTCAGTTCATAAGTGCGCTGTTAATGATCGGTCCATCTATTGAAGGTGGCCTTACAATTTCATTCAAGGGCAAACTCATTTCCAGACCATATGTGAATATGACCATGAATATGATGCGCTACTTCGGTGCACATGTGGAATGGTCAGGGGATGATATTTTAGTGAAGGAAGGAAAGTACCAACCGGGGTCGTTCCACGTGGAAGGGGACTGGTCTGCAGCTTCATATTGGTACACGGTGGCTGCCTTGTCAGATGATGCCGAACTGCAGATTGGTGGCTTGAAGGAAGACAGTCTGCAGGGCGACTCCGTATGTAAGGAAATATTTTCCCTGCTTGGGATGGAAACCGTTTTTGAAGATGACGGGTTAAAGATCCGGCGTGTAAGACCGGTCCCTGAACGGTTTGAATTTGACTTTGTAAGTTGTCCGGATCTGGCCCAAACAATTGCAGTGGTGGTGTCTGCACTCGGAGTACAGTCAAAATTAACCGGATTGGAAACGCTCAGGATCAAGGAAACGGATCGCATAGAAGCATTGCGGGTAGAGTTGGCTAAGTTCCATGTAAAGGTGAACGTTATCGGAGATGAAGCGATTGAGATTGACCCATCGGCATTCACGTCAGCGTCTGACATTCGGATAGCTACTTACGAGGACCATCGCATGGCCATGGCTTTCGCTCCTTTGGTTATCAAAACCGGCACACTCCATATTGAAGACCCGGATGTAGTGGAGAAATCCTATCCGGACTTCTGGACAGACCTGGAGAAGTGTGGTTTCGCCTTAACCTCTGCGGTGGTCTAG
- a CDS encoding SpoIIE family protein phosphatase — MKKIYAYKIRPVHALGVFLSLAICLMSKAQTSNFSHFGVENGMTQTQVQTLVQDDNGNLWIGTMAGLTKYNGREFVAYRKDDGLAEDWVTSSYKDESGNIWLGHWRGSVSKINVDDKDHFISTIELDQFGQFKTITSIIQDKDGNMWFGTEGYGIFVYDGTTKIKVINEKKSGLPSDYIYALCNDPNGNVWIGTDKGLAIYHTGEEMMSDASYMVLDTSTGLSGTRINTIALLGENEMWIGTEHNGVNIIDLSKGLKLENGQLDPTILGHLSVKNGMASNNVTCIAKDFEKKVWIGSRDEGVSVFTPEVVNMKRTGLDAGTIKAYGIKQGLNYYRINSIIQDREHNMWVGTDIGLNQYRGEMFQIFDEDYGLINNIVWSILHDTHGNVWVGTNGGASRLPADSIVNHVRDDSLFVNYTTKKGLSSNVILSLHEDNFGNIWMGTKDGGACRLSRSRNGKEVIDVFNKANGLSDNTVYAINSDHEGNIWFGTKDGATKYDAQKKTFTTYSVKDGLGGNVIYTIYKDSKGSLWFGVLGGDLTHYDGYEFRTFDETDGLDSKFILCITEDEKNNIWFGAYGGGLFRYDGDKFTNYSVKDGLTSDSPYLLVCDDMNNLWIGTSQGIDKFDQKNNRFSHYGKQEGFLGIETNRNAVFKDNKGGIWFGTIMGAVKYNPSKNRFNRQEPIVSLDGLKIFHKDAEFPPDKAEFQPDQNHLTFFFTGVSLTNPEKVRYRFLMEGEDKGQSPEYAENYAVYSNLGPGHYTFKVWACNGDKVCTKEPATFSFTILTPYYQTWWFFTLCIITVVILFYIIVTTRTRNLQRIRVVLEEQVDLRTRQLQQRNKDIMDSIRYAKRIQEAILPAKEVIRRTIPESVIYYKPKDIVSGDFYWVENKKDKVLFAAVDCTGHGVPGAFMSIVGHNILKNAVDEHQKTIPATILDEMNRGVSETLQQSYEDSSVKDGMDIALCAYDRRTGVLEFAGAYNALYHIRNGQLSVIKGDKFPVGIFVGEKMKKFTNHQIEIQKGDVVYIASDGYADQFGGPKGKKFKYQRFQQLLLDIYKKNPRDQYDALDKSIMDWMGNEYEQIDDILVMGVMF; from the coding sequence ATGAAGAAAATTTACGCATACAAGATCAGACCAGTCCATGCCCTGGGGGTATTCCTAAGCCTGGCCATATGCCTGATGAGCAAGGCTCAAACTTCCAACTTTTCCCATTTCGGGGTAGAAAACGGCATGACACAAACCCAGGTGCAAACACTTGTTCAGGATGACAACGGAAACCTCTGGATTGGTACTATGGCGGGGCTGACCAAGTACAACGGCCGGGAGTTCGTTGCTTATCGAAAAGACGACGGCCTGGCTGAAGACTGGGTAACGTCAAGTTACAAAGACGAGAGTGGAAACATCTGGCTCGGACACTGGCGCGGAAGCGTAAGTAAGATCAATGTTGACGACAAAGATCACTTTATTTCTACCATTGAACTCGACCAGTTCGGTCAGTTTAAAACCATTACCAGCATTATCCAGGATAAAGACGGGAACATGTGGTTCGGAACAGAAGGATACGGAATTTTCGTCTACGACGGTACCACCAAAATCAAGGTCATCAACGAAAAAAAATCCGGACTGCCAAGTGATTACATCTATGCTTTGTGCAACGATCCGAATGGAAACGTATGGATAGGTACCGATAAAGGACTGGCCATCTACCATACGGGAGAAGAAATGATGTCTGATGCAAGCTACATGGTTCTGGACACGTCCACAGGACTATCCGGTACCCGCATCAATACCATTGCATTGCTTGGTGAGAATGAAATGTGGATCGGAACAGAACACAACGGCGTTAACATCATCGACCTTTCCAAGGGACTGAAATTGGAGAACGGTCAACTGGATCCCACGATCCTTGGACATCTGAGCGTAAAGAATGGAATGGCTTCAAACAATGTCACCTGTATTGCGAAGGATTTCGAAAAGAAAGTATGGATAGGAAGTCGCGATGAAGGTGTTTCGGTCTTTACACCGGAAGTTGTAAATATGAAACGAACCGGTTTAGACGCCGGAACCATCAAGGCCTATGGCATCAAGCAAGGTTTGAATTATTATCGGATCAATTCCATCATACAGGATCGCGAACACAACATGTGGGTCGGGACGGACATCGGACTGAATCAATACCGCGGGGAAATGTTCCAGATCTTTGATGAAGATTACGGTCTGATCAACAACATCGTTTGGTCCATTCTTCATGATACCCACGGCAATGTTTGGGTGGGCACCAACGGCGGCGCTTCGCGTCTACCTGCTGATTCTATCGTGAATCACGTACGTGACGATTCATTGTTTGTAAACTATACGACCAAAAAAGGACTTTCATCCAATGTTATTCTATCTCTTCACGAAGATAATTTCGGTAATATCTGGATGGGCACCAAGGATGGTGGTGCTTGCCGACTAAGTCGGTCGCGCAATGGAAAAGAAGTCATCGATGTATTCAACAAGGCAAATGGCTTGTCTGATAATACGGTCTATGCAATCAACTCTGATCACGAGGGCAACATCTGGTTCGGAACAAAAGACGGGGCTACCAAATACGACGCACAGAAAAAAACGTTCACCACCTATTCTGTGAAAGATGGTCTGGGAGGAAACGTCATTTACACCATTTACAAAGACAGCAAAGGATCGCTCTGGTTCGGCGTATTGGGTGGAGATCTGACACATTATGACGGGTATGAGTTCAGGACATTTGATGAGACCGATGGACTGGATAGCAAGTTCATTCTATGCATAACCGAAGACGAAAAGAACAACATCTGGTTCGGTGCTTATGGTGGTGGTTTGTTCCGCTATGACGGCGACAAATTCACCAACTATTCTGTAAAAGATGGCCTCACTTCAGACTCTCCATACCTGCTGGTATGTGATGACATGAACAATTTATGGATCGGAACCAGCCAGGGCATCGACAAATTTGACCAAAAGAACAACCGCTTTTCCCACTATGGAAAACAAGAAGGATTTCTTGGAATAGAAACCAACCGGAATGCCGTATTCAAAGACAACAAAGGAGGCATCTGGTTCGGGACCATCATGGGTGCGGTAAAATATAACCCCAGCAAAAACAGATTCAACCGCCAGGAACCCATTGTATCCCTTGACGGCCTGAAAATATTTCATAAAGACGCGGAGTTCCCACCGGACAAGGCCGAATTCCAACCCGACCAGAATCACCTTACATTCTTTTTCACCGGCGTCAGTCTGACCAACCCGGAAAAAGTCCGCTACCGTTTTCTCATGGAAGGGGAAGACAAAGGCCAGTCACCCGAATATGCCGAAAACTATGCGGTATACTCCAACCTGGGACCAGGACATTACACCTTCAAGGTATGGGCCTGTAACGGGGACAAGGTATGTACGAAAGAACCCGCCACATTCTCCTTTACCATCCTTACACCGTATTACCAGACCTGGTGGTTCTTTACCTTGTGTATCATCACGGTGGTGATCCTGTTCTACATCATTGTAACCACACGAACACGCAATCTGCAAAGAATCCGTGTGGTATTGGAAGAACAGGTAGACCTTCGCACCCGGCAGTTGCAACAACGGAATAAAGACATCATGGACAGCATCCGTTATGCAAAACGCATCCAGGAGGCCATCCTTCCTGCCAAAGAAGTGATCCGTCGCACCATTCCGGAATCAGTCATTTACTACAAGCCCAAAGACATTGTCAGTGGAGATTTCTACTGGGTGGAGAATAAAAAAGACAAAGTGTTGTTTGCCGCAGTGGATTGCACAGGACACGGTGTTCCGGGCGCCTTCATGTCCATCGTTGGCCACAACATATTGAAGAACGCCGTGGATGAGCATCAGAAAACCATTCCGGCCACCATCCTTGACGAAATGAACCGCGGAGTCAGTGAAACGTTGCAACAGTCATATGAAGACTCAAGTGTGAAAGATGGTATGGATATCGCTCTGTGTGCCTATGACAGACGTACCGGTGTACTTGAGTTTGCCGGTGCATACAATGCCTTATATCATATTCGTAACGGCCAGCTTTCCGTGATCAAGGGGGACAAATTCCCGGTAGGAATATTTGTGGGCGAGAAGATGAAGAAGTTCACCAATCATCAGATCGAGATCCAGAAAGGTGATGTGGTGTATATTGCCTCCGACGGCTACGCGGATCAGTTCGGTGGTCCCAAGGGGAAGAAATTCAAATACCAGCGTTTCCAGCAACTCCTGCTCGATATCTACAAAAAGAACCCAAGGGATCAATACGATGCGCTGGACAAGTCGATCATGGACTGGATGGGCAATGAATACGAGCAAATTGACGATATCCTCGTCATGGGTGTGATGTTCTAG
- the hpt gene encoding hypoxanthine phosphoribosyltransferase, whose protein sequence is MITSETTHPLHVSLGDMHFKKMIDQEEILSRIQAMAAAIDGWYKASDFELIVVLKGAFIFAADLVRWLKSDSVIHFVHLSSYTGTTSRGKVDVHLGYEGPVEGRSFLIVEDIVDTGRSICFLTDMLRKRGAADIRVVALLKKPAAHVEEVQVDMAGFDIGNEFVVGYGLDYDQAGRNLPHIYRSIPGPA, encoded by the coding sequence ATGATCACATCAGAGACCACACATCCCTTGCATGTTTCCCTGGGCGATATGCACTTCAAAAAAATGATCGACCAGGAAGAGATTCTTAGCCGTATTCAAGCGATGGCTGCCGCGATCGATGGTTGGTACAAAGCTTCGGATTTTGAACTGATTGTTGTGCTAAAGGGGGCGTTCATTTTTGCTGCTGACCTCGTCCGATGGCTGAAAAGTGATTCTGTCATTCATTTTGTACACCTGTCGTCCTATACGGGTACGACATCCCGTGGTAAAGTGGATGTGCATCTTGGCTATGAAGGACCCGTGGAAGGTCGCTCGTTCCTGATTGTAGAGGATATCGTTGATACCGGAAGAAGTATCTGTTTTTTAACCGACATGCTCCGGAAGCGTGGCGCTGCTGACATCAGGGTGGTGGCCCTTCTTAAAAAACCAGCCGCTCATGTCGAAGAAGTTCAGGTAGATATGGCTGGCTTTGACATCGGAAATGAATTTGTGGTCGGTTACGGTCTTGACTATGACCAGGCCGGGAGGAACCTGCCTCACATCTATCGTTCCATACCCGGTCCGGCTTAA
- the purE gene encoding 5-(carboxyamino)imidazole ribonucleotide mutase, with protein MEPKVSIIMGSTSDMPVMQEAAKFLDQMEIPFELQALSAHRTPDQVAEYAKNLHSRGVRVVIAGAGGAAHLPGVMAAFTTLPVIGVPCRSSISLDGWDSVLSILQMPPGIPVATVGLDGAMNAGILATQILAAGDDAIHSRMQGFKEKLKEKIIKANNDLKEFSFKFRTN; from the coding sequence ATGGAGCCAAAAGTAAGCATTATCATGGGCAGTACCTCCGACATGCCGGTCATGCAGGAAGCTGCTAAATTTCTGGATCAGATGGAGATTCCATTTGAGTTACAAGCTTTATCTGCACACCGCACACCGGACCAGGTGGCGGAATATGCCAAGAATCTACATAGCCGCGGCGTTCGCGTTGTGATCGCAGGTGCAGGTGGCGCCGCACATCTTCCAGGTGTAATGGCAGCCTTTACAACCCTTCCGGTGATCGGTGTTCCGTGCCGTTCATCCATCTCGCTGGATGGATGGGATTCTGTATTGAGCATTTTGCAAATGCCTCCGGGCATTCCCGTGGCCACGGTAGGATTGGATGGTGCAATGAATGCCGGCATCCTGGCAACACAGATTCTGGCAGCAGGAGATGATGCCATTCACAGCCGCATGCAGGGTTTCAAGGAAAAATTGAAGGAGAAGATCATCAAAGCAAACAATGACCTGAAGGAGTTCTCTTTCAAGTTCCGCACAAACTAA
- a CDS encoding phosphatase PAP2 family protein: MSTLLEFDQWLFLLLNGAHTPWMDTVMIAITNKLVWIPLYVLLLVLTIREYKKGALWVCVFVIFTITASDQLSTWGFKEVFQRLRPCHAEDLASSIHLLVGCGGKYGFVSSHATNAFALAMFLGSVLGRRWPVFRSGLMIWAAIVSYSRVYVGKHYPLDIFCGAILGLFIGWVMIRAYRTFIYKFVSS; encoded by the coding sequence ATGAGCACCCTGCTTGAATTTGATCAATGGTTGTTCCTCCTGCTGAATGGAGCGCACACGCCATGGATGGATACGGTCATGATCGCCATCACTAATAAGCTGGTATGGATACCGCTGTATGTGTTGTTGCTGGTGTTGACCATTCGTGAATACAAGAAGGGTGCATTATGGGTGTGTGTGTTTGTCATCTTCACCATTACAGCAAGCGACCAGCTGAGCACCTGGGGTTTTAAGGAAGTCTTTCAACGATTGCGCCCATGCCATGCCGAAGACCTGGCATCATCGATCCATCTGCTGGTGGGTTGCGGCGGCAAGTATGGCTTTGTGAGTTCGCATGCCACCAACGCGTTTGCTCTCGCAATGTTTCTGGGCAGCGTGCTTGGTAGACGATGGCCGGTCTTCCGCAGCGGCCTGATGATCTGGGCAGCGATCGTTTCTTACAGCCGCGTGTATGTTGGAAAACATTATCCGCTGGATATCTTTTGCGGTGCCATCCTCGGTCTGTTCATCGGTTGGGTTATGATCCGTGCGTATCGTACCTTCATCTATAAATTCGTTTCATCATGA
- the aroB gene encoding 3-dehydroquinate synthase: MPGDSLHKIDAGKYHVFIGENALRELASMIDDHEKTRGKVFILVDEQSRQFCLPLLEEVCGRSFQDNVFEVTSGEIHKNIHTCMTLWESLNSAGADRKALLVNLGGGVIGDMGGFVASTYKRGFEFIQVPTTLLSQVDASVGGKLGVDLDLYKNLIGVFNEPKGVFIFPAFLKTLPLRQLYSGFAEVIKHGLIYDKAYYKVIADIAPEVMAQRDELLAHSVSIKNDVVSRDPFEKGLRKILNFGHTLGHAIESWSLKHDADPLLHGEAIAIGMICEGFLSLDHGLKQDDLEMFATKLNSLFPAYDLSAIPIEALMEIMMQDKKNEGGKILFSLLSDLGTCIYDVEVTPDKIGEAISYYEQIIRQLS, translated from the coding sequence ATGCCCGGAGATTCGCTACATAAAATAGATGCAGGGAAATACCATGTCTTCATAGGTGAAAACGCATTGCGTGAACTCGCATCTATGATCGATGATCATGAGAAGACCAGGGGGAAGGTGTTTATTCTGGTTGATGAACAAAGCAGACAGTTTTGTTTGCCTTTGCTCGAAGAGGTATGTGGCCGGTCATTTCAGGACAACGTCTTCGAGGTCACAAGTGGTGAGATCCATAAAAACATCCATACGTGCATGACCTTATGGGAATCCCTTAATAGTGCCGGTGCCGATCGTAAAGCCCTCCTCGTGAATCTGGGCGGTGGGGTGATCGGAGATATGGGTGGCTTCGTCGCCTCTACCTATAAGAGAGGGTTTGAATTCATACAGGTGCCAACCACTCTTCTCTCTCAGGTGGACGCCTCGGTGGGAGGAAAGTTAGGCGTTGACCTGGATCTGTATAAGAACCTGATAGGTGTGTTCAATGAGCCCAAGGGGGTCTTTATTTTCCCGGCTTTTCTGAAAACGCTGCCTCTTCGACAATTATACTCCGGCTTTGCAGAAGTGATCAAACACGGATTGATTTACGACAAGGCCTATTATAAGGTCATCGCAGATATTGCACCCGAGGTGATGGCGCAACGTGATGAACTACTGGCACATTCTGTATCGATAAAAAATGACGTGGTCAGCCGCGACCCTTTTGAAAAGGGTCTACGGAAGATCCTGAACTTTGGCCATACCCTCGGCCATGCCATTGAGAGCTGGTCGCTGAAGCACGATGCAGACCCATTGTTACACGGTGAAGCCATAGCCATAGGCATGATCTGTGAAGGTTTTCTGTCGCTGGATCACGGACTCAAACAGGATGACCTGGAAATGTTCGCCACCAAGCTGAACTCACTATTCCCCGCTTATGACCTTTCTGCCATACCCATTGAGGCATTGATGGAGATTATGATGCAGGACAAAAAGAATGAAGGTGGAAAGATTCTATTCAGTCTTCTTTCGGATTTGGGAACCTGCATCTATGATGTGGAGGTGACACCGGATAAAATCGGCGAAGCGATATCGTATTATGAGCAAATCATCCGGCAGTTGTCATGA